The Erwinia sorbitola nucleotide sequence GCTGCCGGAGAAACTGCTCCGCTGATGCTGGTAGGGGTAGTGAAAATGGTGCCGGAGCTGCCGATAGACTCGCTGTTCCCTTATTTACATCTGGATCGTAAATTTATGCATCTTGGTTTCCAGATTTACGATCTGGCATTCCAGAGCCCAAATGCCGAAGCCGATCGTCCGCTGGTGTTTGCCACGGCCCTGCTGCTGGTGCTGCTGATCCTGGGGTTGAACCTGATGGCGATGTTACTTCGCCATCGTCTGCGCGAGCGCTACCGTGCGCTGATGCATTAACACGGAATTCCGTTATGAATGTGACTTTTGATGATAACGATACCGCGCTTGAGCTCGACAATCTCTGTTTGTGGTATGGCAATAAACCCGCGCTGAACAATATCAGCCTGCGGGTGCCCAAAAACCGCATTACCGCATTGATTGGACCATCAGGCTGCGGAAAATCGACCCTGTTACGCTGTTTTAACCGCATGAACGATCTGATAGACGGTTGCCGTATTGAAGGAGATATCCGTCTGCAACAGCAGTCGATCCTCAGCCCTAATCAGGATCTCTCCGCACTACGCCGGCGCGTTGGCATGGTGTTTCAGCGCCCCAATCCGTTTCCGAAAACCATATATGACAATGTGGTATATGGGCTGCGGCTGATGGGCGTACGCGACAGGCGAGTGCTGGATGAAGCAGTGGAGCGAGCTTTGCGTGCAGCGGCGCTGTGGGTCGAGGTGAAAGATAATCTGTGGCAGAACGCCCTGACGCTGTCGAGCGGACAGCAGCAGCGGCTGGTGATAGCCAGAGCAATTGCTATTGAGCCAGAAATATTGCTGCTTGATGAGCCTACATCGGCGCTGGATCCCATCTCCACGCTGGTGATAGAAGAGCTGATGACGTCATTGAAGCAGCATTTCACCCTGATTCTGGTGACGCACAATATGCAGCAGGCAGCGCGCGTCTCTGACTATACCGCGTTTATGCATCAGGGGAGTGTGGTGGAGTTTGGTATGACTGATGAGCTGTTTACGGCACCGCGACAGCGTCGTACGGAGGATTACATTACCGGAAGGTATGGTTAAACAGAGGATAATCGCGGGTCAGGCAGGCCAGACCCGCAAAGTATTAGTCGAATGCATGCCCTTCAGCGGGCAGTCGCTGACCGTCCAGCCAGGCCGCGTTATCACGCATCGTCAGGCGGCCATCAATAAACCAGCCAGCCACCAGCGGGTAAATAGCATGTTCCTGATGCTGCACCCGCGCGATGACGTCAGCTTCGCTGTCGTCGCTGAAGATCGGCACTTTCGCCTGTAAAATCACCGGGCCACCGTCCAGCTCTTCGGTAACAAAATGCACCGAGGTACCGTGCTCATCGTCGCCGTTCTCAATCGCCTGGCGATGCGTATGCAGCCCCGGGTATTTCGGTAACAGCGAAGGGTGGATATTCAGCATGCGCCCGGCATAGTGCTGCACAAAAGCCGGGCTGAGGATACGCATATAACCTGCCAGCACCACCAGATCGGGGGCGTAAGCATCCATCTCCAGCATCAGCTGACGGTCGAACGCTTCACGGTCGGCAAACTGCGCGGCAGAGAGCGCATGTGCGGGAACGTTGGCATCACGTGCGCGCTCCAGCCCTCCGGCCTCGGCTTTATTGCTGAATACGGCAGCGATGCTGCCGTTAATCCGCCCCTGCTGGCAGGCATCCAGGATTGCCTGTAAATTGCTTCCGTTACCTGAAACCAGCACGACTATGCGCTTCATGCGTTAATAACCACACGTTCTTCAGAGTCAGAGGCTTTAATCACGCCGATTTTCCACGCTTTTTCGCCTGCATCGGTCATCAGCTGTACCGCTTTGTCGGCGTCTTCCGGGCTGAGGGCAATCACCATGCCAACGCCACAGTTGAAGGTGCGGTACATCTCAAAGCGACTCACGTTACCGGCCTGCTGCATCCAGCCGAAGACCGCTGGCCATTCCCAGCTTGACTCGGAAAGCACGGCCTGGGTGTTATCCGGCAGTACGCGCGGAATATTTTCCCAGAAGCCGCCACCGGTCAGGTGGGCGATAGCATGGACATCGACCTGTTCAATCAGGCTGAGGATGTTTTTCACATAAATGCGGGTTGGTGCCAGCAGATGGTCAGAGAGAGATTTGCCTTCCAGCTGGGTGGTTTCCGGGTCAGTTTTGCTGACTTCCAGAATTTTACGCACCAGTGAATAGCCGTTAGAGTGTGGGCCGCTTGAACCCAGCGCGATCAGCACGTCGCCATCTGCTACTTTGCTGCCGTCAATAATCTCGGATTTCTCAACCACGCCGACACAGAAACCTGCCACGTCGTAATCTTCACCGTGGTACATGCCAGGCATTTCAGCGGTTTCACCGCCAACCAGAGCACAGCCCGATTGTGAACAGCCTTCAGCGATGCCAGTGATCACGCTTGCTGCGGTATCAACGTCCAGCTTGCCGGTGGCATAATAATCCAGGAAAAACAGAGGCTCTGCGCCCTGTACCACCAGATCGTTAACGCACATCGCAACCAGATCGATACCGATAGTATCGTGGCGTTTAAGATCCATCGCCAGACGCAGCTTGGTGCCGACGCCGTCAGTTCCTGATACCAGGATAGGCTCACGGTATTTTTGCGGCAGTGCACAAAGGGCACCGAAACCGCCCAGTCCACCCATCACTTCGGGGCGGCGAGTCTTTTTCACTACGCCTTTGATACGGTCGACTAAAGCATTGCCTGCATCGATATCTACGCCGGCGTCTTTATAGCTGAGAGAGGTTTTGTCGGTCACTGCGAATCCCCACGCGGTTTGCGGTTGGTGTTGTGGCTTGTTTAAGCGCGGCAATTCTAACAGTGCAGGCAAACGTTTGCGAGTGCCTTCTTACCGCGCATTGCGGATAGCTGGAATTTAGTCAATCCTTAGGGGGTTAGCAGGAGATATGCAAAGTATTGCACTAAGTCATATGGCGCTGGGGATAAATGGCGCTATAATCTCGCGATTTTTTTTTGCAGCTTAACACTCCGGGAGTACAAGAATGAAGATCGTGGAAGTCAAACACCCGCTGGTCAAACATAAACTGGGTCTGATGCGGGAGCATGACGTCAGCACTAAGCGTTTCCGTGAGCTCGCATCAGAAGTGGGAAGTCTGCTGACTTATGAAGCCACTGCCGATCTTGAAACCGAGACCGTCACTATCCAGGGCTGGAACGGTCCGGTTGAAATCGAGCAGATTAAAGGCAAGAAGATTACCGTGGTGCCTATCCTGCGCGCCGGTCTGGGGATGATGGAAGGTGTGCTGGAGCATGTGCCGAGCGCACGTATCAGCGTGGTTGGCGTTTACCGCGATGAAGAGACGCTGGAGCCGGTGCCCTATTTCCAGAAGCTGGTATCCAACATTGAAGAGCGTATGGCGCTGGTGGTTGATCCTATGCTGGCAACCGGTGGTTCGATGATTGCCACCATCGACCTGCTGAAAAAAGCGGGCTGTAACAGCATCAAGGTGCTGGTACTGGTCGCGGCACCAGAAGGGCTGGCTGCGCTGGAGAAAGTGCACCCGGATGTGGAAGTGTATACCGCGTCTGTCGATCAGGGCCTCAACGAGAAAGGGTATATTATCCCTGGTCTTGGTGATGCCGGTGATAAGATTTTTGGCACTAAATAAGTTTGCTGCGGGCGAGGCATGCCTCGCCCCTGCGCTGAATCGGGTCGTCCATCGGGGGCGGGCTTGCTCCGTCCCCGTAAATTACGGGATCGCCTGTAGGGGTCAGGCATGCCTGACCCGGTAAACGTTAAACCGGCCGGAGAGTCGGTTTTTTTATGTCTAAGGCAAACTCAAGGGGTATTAACATCATGACGCGTCGCGCAATTGGCGTACACGAGCGGCCACCGCTGCTGCAAACTATTCCACTCAGCTTCCAGCATCTTTTCGCTATGTTTGGTGCCACAGTTCTGGTGCCCATTCTGTTCCACATTAACCCGGCCACCGTGCTGCTGTTTAACGGTATCGGCACGCTGATGTACCTGTTTATCTGTAAAGGGAAAATCCCGGCCTACCTGGGTTCCAGCTTTGCCTTTATCTCTCCGGTGCTGCTGCTGTTGCCGCTGGGTTATGAAGTGGCACTCGGCGGTTTTATTATGTGCGGCGTGCTGTTCTGTCTGGTGGCGCTGATCGTGAAAAAAGCCGGAACCGGCTGGCTGGACGTGATGTTCCCTCCGGCAGCCATGGGAGCCATTGTAGCGGTCATTGGCCTGGAGCTGGCCGGTGTGGCGGCAAATATGTCCGGCCTGCTGCCTGCCGACGGCAGCTCGGCTGACAGTAAAACCATTATTATTTCCATGGTGACGCTGGGCGTGACGGTGTTTGGCTCGGTGATGTTCCGTGGTTTTCTGGCGATTATTCCGATCCTGATTGGTGTGCTGGTGGGCTATGCGCTCTCCTACGGCATGGGCATCGTCGACTGGACTCCGGTAATGAATGCGCACTGGTTTGCGCTGCCAACCTTCTATACGCCACGCTTCGAATGGTATGCCATTTTCACCATCCTGCCTGCGGCGCTGGTGGTGATTGCCGAGCATATCGGCCACCTGGTGGTAACAGCGAATATCGTGAAGAAGGATCTGCTGAAGGATCCGGGCCTGCATCGTTCAATGTTTGCTAACGGTATCTCCACCATTTTCTCCGGTTTCTTTGGCTCCACGCCAAATACGACCTACGGTGAAAACATCGGCGTGATGGCGATTACCCGTGTTTACAGCACCTGGGTCATTGGCGGTGCGGCGATTCTGGCGATTCTGCTCTCCTGCGTTGGCAAGCTGGCGGCGGCGATCCAGGCTGTGCCTGTACCGGTGATGGGCGGCGTCTCTCTGCTGCTGTATGGCGTGATCGCCGCTTCCGGTATCCGCGTGTTGATTGAGTCGAAAGTGGATTACAACAAGGCGCAGAACCTGATCCTGACCTCAGTGATCCTGATCATTGGCGTCAGCGGGGCGAAAGTTCATATCGGTGCTGCCGAACTGAAAGGCATGGCATTAGCCACGGTCGTGGGCGTGGTACTGAGCCTGCTTTTCAAAGTGATTAGCCTGCTGAACAAGGAAGAAGAGGTGATTGATGTGACGGACGAACGCAGCGATATACAGTAAATCTGATGGGGCAGCTGCGGCTGCCCCGGTCATAAAGAGATCGGCGATCCTTAGCGTTTCATGATCCTGACCGAATTGTGTTAGAATTTTCGCGTTTTCTGCCTGCTCAAACCCTGAGGTGAATCTGAACACACCGGCACAGCTCTCACTGCCACTTTACCTGCCCGACGACGAAACCTTTGCCAGTTTCTGGCCGGGGGAAAATCCGTCGCTGCTGGCTGCGCTTCAGAGCGCACTGCATCAGCAACACGGTAGCTATTTCTACTTCTGGTCGCGCGAGGGCGGGGGGCGCAGTCACCTGCTGCACGCCGCCTGTGCTGAACTGTCGGCGAAAGGCGAAGCGGTTGGCTATGTTCCGCTGGATAAACGTACCTGGTTTGTGCCTGAAGTGCTCGATGGCATGGAGCAGCTTTCGCTGATCTGTATTGATAATATTGAGTGCATTGCCGGGGACGAACCCTGGGAGATGGCGATCTTCGATCTGTATAACCGCATCCTGGAAACCGGAAAAACGCGGCTGCTGATCACCGGAGATCGTCCGCCGCGCCAGCTTAACCTGAAACTGGCGGATCTGGCTTCTCGTCTTGACTGGGGGCAGATCTACAAGCTGCAACCGCTGTCTGATGAAGATAAGGTTCAGGCTTTACAGCTACGCGCTCGTCTGCGTGGTTTTGAGCTGCCGGAAGATGTGGGCCGCTTCTTACTGAAACGACTCGATCGTGAAATGCGTACGCTGTTCGTGACGCTGGATCAGCTTGATCAGGCATCAATCAGCGCGCAGCGCAAACTGACTATCCCCTTCGTTAAAGAGACGCTGGCGCTGTAACTAGCTGCGCCAGCGGATATTTTACAAAATTTCCAGCACCTGCTCCGGTGGTCTGCCAATACGGGCTTTATCATTGACCACAACAATCGGTCGCTCGATCAGTTTCGGCTCTGCCACCATCGCGGCCAGTAACTGCTCCTCACTTAGTGCTGTATTATCCAGGCCTGCCGCTTTGTACTGATCTTCTTTAGTGCGCATTAACTGGCGTGCGCTGGTTAATCCAAGCTTCTGCAACAGTATTTTAAGCGTGGCAACATCCGGCGGAGTCTCCAGATAGAGGATCACCTGCGGCGTAATGCCCCGGCCGGTAAGCAGCGCTAAGGTCTCACGGCTCTTGGAGCAACGCGGGTTATGGTAAATCTGTACCTCAGACATGGCTATCCTTAGTGTTTATTTAATGTTTCTGATACTGACGGAAGCGTTCCTGTAAATGGCGTAGCTGGTCAATACGTGCGTCATAGCGAGCCTGCTTGAGGCTGCCAAGCGGTACGGCGGCGCTGGCACTGCTCAGGCTGCGAATCGCCTGGTCAAGCTGACCGCTTAATGCCAGACCTTCAGCACGTGCCGCCTGCTCTTCATCGCTCAGACCCTGGTCAGCAGAGGCCTGGGCCAGTAAATCCCAGCCATTCGGATCGTCTTTGTTCGCCCAGGTGTAGCGGTAAAGTACCTTACTGGCATTCGCGGGTTGTTTTGCCTCAACATAGGCATTGGCGAGGTTAAGCTGTAAGACCGGGTTGCTGTTAACCCCTTTCACCGCCAGCAGACGGTTGATCGCCAGCTGCGGCTGCTTCAGTCCGATATCAATGTCGGTCATGATATCCAGATACCAGAGGTTGTCCGGCTGTTTTGCCAGCAGCGGAGTGATAATCGTGCGTGCCTCAGCAAATTTATTCTCTCCCAACAGCAGCACTGCTTTGCCATACAGCGCGGCAGCCTGTTCGCGGCTGTTGCCATTTGTGAGTGAGGTGAGCAGATCGCTGGTCAACTGGTTCTCGCCGGTGGAGAACATCCCCAGCGCCCTGACTTTCGCCATATAATAATCCTGCGAGGATTGCACCACGACTCGTTTCATCTGGTTAGCGCGGTTGCGCGCATCGGCCAGACGGCTATCCGGCAGGGGGTGGGTCAGCAGCATTTCCGGAGGTTTTGACGCGTAGCGTGAGGCATCCGCCAGTTTTTGCAGGAAGTCAGGCATCGCTTCCGGATCAAAGCCGGCGCGCTGCAGTACCTGAATACCGATGCGATCCGCTTCCTGTTCGTTCTGCTGGGTAAAACTGATAATCCCCTGCTGTGCCCCCGCGAGGGTGCCGCTCAACGCTGCCATCCCCGCCTGCGGGCTGGCCATGGCCAGCAGAATCGAACCCAGCGCGCCGACCCAGGTGAGAGGGGCATTACGCTGCTGCTCTTCCATTGCTCGCGCCAGGTGGCGTTGGGTGACGTGGGAAATTTCGTGCGCCATTACCGAAGCCAGCTGGCTCTCGTTATCGCTGTAACGGAACAGGGCTGAATGCAGCACTACGTTGCCGCCAAAGAATGCGAAGGCGTTTATCTCATCATTACGGATGAGATAAAAATGGAAGGGTGTTTTCACCGACCAGGCGTGGTTCACCAGGCGCTGGCCTAACTGATTGATATATTGAGAAAGCAGCGGGTCGTTGATAATAGGTGCACTGGCACGGAGCTGGCGTACATAAAAATCGCCCATCGCCAGTTCCTGATTAATCGACAACGTGCCACCCGCAGTGGTACCGATATCCGGCAGGTTATCGCTGATGTCTGCGCGGGCTGGAAGCAGGCTGCTCGTCAGAAGTGTAACCAGCAGGGAAGCCAACAGGCTTTTCTTTAATCGGATAGACATAAGCAAACCCTAACAAGGAAGTCCAGTTTCTGACCGGCAACGCGCCGAAATGTTCTGCTGAGTAGATAAAGATAATCTACTAATTTCACATCTTAACCACAGCCCGGAATGAATGAAATGGCTAAAAAATTGATGCCGGTTAGCGCTGGTGCGTTAAGCACTCTAAGTTGCGTTAAAAAATTGAATAGAGCGGCCGAGGATTTTTCCCCATAAACACCCGCAGCAGGCCTCTTAAAAGAGAGTACTGAATTTAAAGTTAGGTAAATTTAATCAGTTTTATTGATAGTGGCACGCAAATTGACCAGGTGAAATCCTAAAAAAAGCCCGATCGTCACCGGCGAGCAAAAAGGCGACATAAGTAAAATTTTTATATGCGAGCGGCTCAGTAAAGAGTGCCGATCCAGTAGTAAGTATAAAGTGAGCGCTTGTCCTTCATCAATAACAACATGCTGAAACAGCTTGCGATGAAGTTACTGTGGTTTGCTGTGGCGCTGTATTACAGGGGCTGTTATCCGCCATTGTTCCCGCTGGCTGCACAGTGCCGTTTGCATACTATTTTCACGCGAAACTATACAGCCACTTTGATGGAAATCGCGGCTAAGGGTTATCGGAACGCTGTGGTATATCTCACTCACCAGATTGTCTTGCGGAGAGTTTTTTATGCGTTCTGTAGTTTCATATGTGCTGATAGCGGCCGTCGCCGGTTTTGTCGGGGCAAGCTTTACCAAAGCCCCTGAGCTGTACGACAAGATTAGCAATCGGGTGACTCCGGTCAACGAACCTGAGGGGTTCTGGGCAACGCCCGCCATCGATGGCTACGGTAAAATGCATTACGAGGCGGATGTTGCCTATAAACCGAATATTAACGATAGCAATAAGATCGTTTTCCAGATTACTCGCGCTGAAAATGCTCCGCAGGATACTAACCTGGGACTGGAGCGCGTGGCACGGGTGGTTAACCTTTATGTCGCGTCCGGGGTTCCTGCGGAGAATTTGAAGTTTGTGGTGTCAGTAACGGGAGAGGGTACCCCGGCGATGCTCAATAATGAGCAGTATCACCGGATTTATGGCATTGATAATCCTAACCTCAAGCTGATTGGCGCTCTGCGTGCTAAAGGCGTGGATGTATCGGTATGCGATCAGTCCGTGGCCTTCCATCATTTCCACAGCGACTGGATCGATCGTTCGGTGACCCATGCGCTCTCCAGCCCGACCACGGTTTCAACTCTTGAAAACCAGGGCTATGCCTTCCTGGCGATGTAAACCGCTTGTTTTTGTGCGGGCTGCCGGCCCGCCATATCATGATTTCCGCGCTATCAATTCCCCGGATACACCTCAACAAATGTGACTTTAACTAAAATATTTCTCGACTCAAGAGGGGGGAGAATATTCCCAAATCGGCTGAGAGGTGTACAATTGGCACGTGCTTTACCAGGGCATAATTCGCACTCTATAAATGTAAGGCGCTGATAATGATGTTTTTCACAACGGTGAGTCCATGTTGAGGCTATCGCGGCCAAAAACAGACTTGCGTACTCTTATTACGTTGCTGGCAGTTGCCAGTATCGTTATCACGCTCGCCAATTCTCTCTACGCCAGCTGGCGTGTGCAGCGCGATGTGCTGATCGGCAATACCCTCGAATCAAACCGGGTGTATGCCACTAAGCTGGCCTCAACCACCGAGGTCTTTTTCCAGCTCGCTGAGTCGCAGCTCTCTTACAGCGCCAAAGTATTGGGGCGCGGCCTGGACAATGAAGCGAATTTGCAGGATGAGGTCGATCGCCTGCGCGAGCAAACTAACAGCTTTAACTCGGTGGTGATTGTTGATGCCAGCGGGTGGGTGCGTGCCATCTCACCGGAATCGCTGATGCTGAAAGGCATGCACCTTAGCTCCAGTGCGGCAAAGCAGGCGTTGAAAGAGCGCAAACCCCTGATCAGCCAGCCAACGCTGTCAGCGGCTAATAACCTCCTGGTATTTGTCTCCTGGCCTATCTGGTCGAAAACCGGCAGCTATCTGGGCTACGTCGGTGGCTCCATCTATCTGAAAAAGAAAAGTATCCTCAACGTTCTGCTGGGTGAACAGTTCTATCGCGATGGTTCATCGTTGTATGTTATTGACGGTAAAAACCAGGTGTTATATCACCAGGATCGCCAGCTGATCGGGAAAACCATTGATCCCCTCATCAGCAATGAACAGCGTAATAAGGCCAGCAACGGTAACCAGCAGGTGACGGCAGAAGACGGCGAACAGATGCTGGCAGGCTATGCCAGTGTACCCACCGCGGGCTGGACTATTATCGCGCTCAAACCGACAAAGGCCACGCTGGCGCCGCTCAATAGTCTGCTCTTGAAGGTGCTGAAACATTCGGTACCCTTTGCTCTGCTGACGCTGATTATTGCCCTGATCCTCGCACAGCGTATTGCATTGCCGCTCTGGCAGCTGGCGCGTAAAGCCAGCCAGATGGATACGCAGAATGTGTCGAAAGAGATTAGCGGTATCCACTCCTGGTATTATGAGTCGTCGCAGATAAAACGTGCGCTGCTGGCCGGGATTTCGCTGATGCAGGATAAAATCGGGCGGCTTAAAAGTGAAGTACAGACCGATCCGATGACCAGCCTGCTGAACCGCCGTGGCCTTAATGCAGTACTGGACTATTTTCTTGCGACCAGTCAGCCTTTTGCCGTGCTGGCGTTGGATATCGACTACTTTAAGCGGGTCAACGATACGTTTGGTCACGATGCGGGTGATACGGTAATTAAAACCGTGGCACAGCAGCTGGAGCAAAGTGCCCGACAGACCGACGTGATCTGCCGTAACGGCGGTGAAGAGTTCCTGATGATTCTGCCGGGTGCCGATCGCGATGTGGCGTCCATGATTGCCGAACGGGTGCGTAAGCGTATTGAAGTGCTGTCGCTGGATCCTGTGGGCCATATTACGATTTCAGTGGGGGTGGCCTTCTGGTCCCCGCAGAGTGGCGATGGCATGGATCACACCTTCAAGCTGGCTGATGAAGCGCTGTACCAGGCAAAAAATGCCGGGCGCAATCGGGTGAAGGTGGCGAAAAATTTTACTAAACCGCCTGCCGTCGTGCAGGTACAGCCGCAGTAGTTTTTACGCCCGCTCTTGCATACGCATGGGCGGGCCGTATCAGGTACACTCTTTTCCATCTTTTTTCAGGCAAGGACTCCCATGCTGCAACTTCTAATGCAGTGGTATCGACGTCGTTTTAGCGACCCACAGGCTATCGCGCTGCTGGCGATTTTGCTCGCTGCTTTCTGCATTCTGTTTTTCTTCAACGGGCTACTGGCGCCGCTTTTGGTTGCTCTGGTGCTGGCTTACCTTCTTGAATGGCCAACGGTGCGCCTTGAGCGTTTTGGCTGTTCACGCACCTGGGCGGTGACCCTTGTGCTGATTGTCTTCGCAACGTTACTGCTGATCCTGCTGTTGGTGGTGGTTCCCGTGGCCTGGCAGCAGGGCATCAACCTTGCCCATGAACTGCCAACGATGCTGACCCGGCTCTATCAGTTCGCCATGCGCCTGCCGGAGCGTTTCCCTACGCTGATGAGCGTGGGTATTGTTGATATCGTGGTGGAAAACCTGCGCAGCCGCCTGAGCGGGCTTGGCGATCAGTTAGTGAAATATTCGCTGGCATCGCTGGTGGGCCTGATGACGCTGGCAATTTATCTGGTGCTGGTACCGCTGATGGTATTCTTCCTGCTGAAAGATAAAGAGCAGATGCTGAATGCCATCCGGCGTGTCCTCCCTCGTAACCGTGGCCTTGCCGGTCAGGTATGGGTTGAGATGAACCAGCAGGTGTCCAACTACATTCGCGGCAAAGTGCTGGAGATGGTGGTGGTAGGGGTAGTCAGCTGGATAGGCTTCCTCGCTATTGGCATGAACTATGCGCTGCTGCTGGCGGTGCTGGTGGGCGTTTCAGTGCTGATTCCCTATATCGGAGCCATGGTGGTCACCATTCCGGTGATTGGTGTCGGGCTGGGGCAGTGGGGATTGTCCGGTGACTTCTGGACGATGATGATCGTCTATCTGGTTATCCAGGGGCTGGATGGCAATATTCTTGTGCCAGTGCTGTTTTCAGAGGCGGTCAACCTGCACCCCTTGGTGATTATCTTATCCGTAGTGATTTTTGGTGGGCTGTGGGGATTCTGGGGTGTGTTCTTTGCTATACCGCTGGCAACACTGGTGAAAGCCGTAGTGCACGCCTGGCCGGATGAGCTGTATAAGGAATAACAGTCGTTACCGGCATGCTGAAAAAAAGCCGCCTCGTTAGCGAGCGGGGCGGCTTTTCAGACCAGAACAGGCCTTTAATCGGATTTCACCCGCATCGAATCATGCTGATTTCAAATAATCCATGACGATATCGTGGTGGTTGCTGGTTTTGAAGTCATCAAAGACCTTCTCAACTTTACCGTCTACGCCGATCAGGAAACTGACGCGGTGAATACCATCATAGGTTTTACCCATAAAGGTTTTCTCTCCCCAGATGCCAAACTCTTCGCAGACCTTGTGGTCTTCATCAGAGAGCAGGGTGAAGTTCAGCATCTCTTTCTCGACAAAGCGAGACAGTTTTTCCGGCTTGTCGGTACTGATACCTAATACGTCTACTCCGGCCTCTTTCAGCTCATCCATGCTGTCACGCAGACCGCATGCCTGTACGGTGCAGCCTGGCGTCATCGCTTTCGGGTAGAAATACACCAGAACGCGCTGTCCCTGGAAGTCGGA carries:
- the arsC gene encoding arsenate reductase (glutaredoxin) (This arsenate reductase requires both glutathione and glutaredoxin to convert arsenate to arsenite, after which the efflux transporter formed by ArsA and ArsB can extrude the arsenite from the cell, providing resistance.) encodes the protein MSEVQIYHNPRCSKSRETLALLTGRGITPQVILYLETPPDVATLKILLQKLGLTSARQLMRTKEDQYKAAGLDNTALSEEQLLAAMVAEPKLIERPIVVVNDKARIGRPPEQVLEIL
- the pstB gene encoding phosphate ABC transporter ATP-binding protein PstB; amino-acid sequence: MNVTFDDNDTALELDNLCLWYGNKPALNNISLRVPKNRITALIGPSGCGKSTLLRCFNRMNDLIDGCRIEGDIRLQQQSILSPNQDLSALRRRVGMVFQRPNPFPKTIYDNVVYGLRLMGVRDRRVLDEAVERALRAAALWVEVKDNLWQNALTLSSGQQQRLVIARAIAIEPEILLLDEPTSALDPISTLVIEELMTSLKQHFTLILVTHNMQQAARVSDYTAFMHQGSVVEFGMTDELFTAPRQRRTEDYITGRYG
- the purN gene encoding phosphoribosylglycinamide formyltransferase, giving the protein MKRIVVLVSGNGSNLQAILDACQQGRINGSIAAVFSNKAEAGGLERARDANVPAHALSAAQFADREAFDRQLMLEMDAYAPDLVVLAGYMRILSPAFVQHYAGRMLNIHPSLLPKYPGLHTHRQAIENGDDEHGTSVHFVTEELDGGPVILQAKVPIFSDDSEADVIARVQHQEHAIYPLVAGWFIDGRLTMRDNAAWLDGQRLPAEGHAFD
- the uraA gene encoding uracil permease; amino-acid sequence: MTRRAIGVHERPPLLQTIPLSFQHLFAMFGATVLVPILFHINPATVLLFNGIGTLMYLFICKGKIPAYLGSSFAFISPVLLLLPLGYEVALGGFIMCGVLFCLVALIVKKAGTGWLDVMFPPAAMGAIVAVIGLELAGVAANMSGLLPADGSSADSKTIIISMVTLGVTVFGSVMFRGFLAIIPILIGVLVGYALSYGMGIVDWTPVMNAHWFALPTFYTPRFEWYAIFTILPAALVVIAEHIGHLVVTANIVKKDLLKDPGLHRSMFANGISTIFSGFFGSTPNTTYGENIGVMAITRVYSTWVIGGAAILAILLSCVGKLAAAIQAVPVPVMGGVSLLLYGVIAASGIRVLIESKVDYNKAQNLILTSVILIIGVSGAKVHIGAAELKGMALATVVGVVLSLLFKVISLLNKEEEVIDVTDERSDIQ
- a CDS encoding beta-barrel assembly-enhancing protease; translation: MSIRLKKSLLASLLVTLLTSSLLPARADISDNLPDIGTTAGGTLSINQELAMGDFYVRQLRASAPIINDPLLSQYINQLGQRLVNHAWSVKTPFHFYLIRNDEINAFAFFGGNVVLHSALFRYSDNESQLASVMAHEISHVTQRHLARAMEEQQRNAPLTWVGALGSILLAMASPQAGMAALSGTLAGAQQGIISFTQQNEQEADRIGIQVLQRAGFDPEAMPDFLQKLADASRYASKPPEMLLTHPLPDSRLADARNRANQMKRVVVQSSQDYYMAKVRALGMFSTGENQLTSDLLTSLTNGNSREQAAALYGKAVLLLGENKFAEARTIITPLLAKQPDNLWYLDIMTDIDIGLKQPQLAINRLLAVKGVNSNPVLQLNLANAYVEAKQPANASKVLYRYTWANKDDPNGWDLLAQASADQGLSDEEQAARAEGLALSGQLDQAIRSLSSASAAVPLGSLKQARYDARIDQLRHLQERFRQYQKH
- the hda gene encoding DnaA inactivator Hda, whose product is MNLNTPAQLSLPLYLPDDETFASFWPGENPSLLAALQSALHQQHGSYFYFWSREGGGRSHLLHAACAELSAKGEAVGYVPLDKRTWFVPEVLDGMEQLSLICIDNIECIAGDEPWEMAIFDLYNRILETGKTRLLITGDRPPRQLNLKLADLASRLDWGQIYKLQPLSDEDKVQALQLRARLRGFELPEDVGRFLLKRLDREMRTLFVTLDQLDQASISAQRKLTIPFVKETLAL
- the upp gene encoding uracil phosphoribosyltransferase, producing MKIVEVKHPLVKHKLGLMREHDVSTKRFRELASEVGSLLTYEATADLETETVTIQGWNGPVEIEQIKGKKITVVPILRAGLGMMEGVLEHVPSARISVVGVYRDEETLEPVPYFQKLVSNIEERMALVVDPMLATGGSMIATIDLLKKAGCNSIKVLVLVAAPEGLAALEKVHPDVEVYTASVDQGLNEKGYIIPGLGDAGDKIFGTK
- a CDS encoding DsrE family protein — translated: MRSVVSYVLIAAVAGFVGASFTKAPELYDKISNRVTPVNEPEGFWATPAIDGYGKMHYEADVAYKPNINDSNKIVFQITRAENAPQDTNLGLERVARVVNLYVASGVPAENLKFVVSVTGEGTPAMLNNEQYHRIYGIDNPNLKLIGALRAKGVDVSVCDQSVAFHHFHSDWIDRSVTHALSSPTTVSTLENQGYAFLAM
- the purM gene encoding phosphoribosylformylglycinamidine cyclo-ligase → MTDKTSLSYKDAGVDIDAGNALVDRIKGVVKKTRRPEVMGGLGGFGALCALPQKYREPILVSGTDGVGTKLRLAMDLKRHDTIGIDLVAMCVNDLVVQGAEPLFFLDYYATGKLDVDTAASVITGIAEGCSQSGCALVGGETAEMPGMYHGEDYDVAGFCVGVVEKSEIIDGSKVADGDVLIALGSSGPHSNGYSLVRKILEVSKTDPETTQLEGKSLSDHLLAPTRIYVKNILSLIEQVDVHAIAHLTGGGFWENIPRVLPDNTQAVLSESSWEWPAVFGWMQQAGNVSRFEMYRTFNCGVGMVIALSPEDADKAVQLMTDAGEKAWKIGVIKASDSEERVVINA